In Maledivibacter sp., the genomic stretch CAAACGAGTATAATGAATGTAAGTGAGCAAATTGCATAATTACCTTCTGCAAAAACTATCTACTATATATAGTTAAAAAACCTTAAGAACTATACCATATATATTATGCAATTCTGCCAAGTAAGAGTTATGCAATTTCCTCAAGTAGAAATACTTCCATAAGATCCTATGATTTTATGGAAAATGGAGAAGATTCTTATCTACATATTGTATTTTGAAATTGAAGGGATGTATTAAATATGAGAAAGTTAAGTAGACGCTTTTATCAAGGGGACACAGTGGAAGTAGCAAAAAATCTTTTAGGTAAAATATTGTTTCATAGGGTTGATGGAGTAGAACTCATGGGTAGGATAGTAGAAGTAGAGGCCTATGTGGGAGCCGTTGACAAAGCTTGCCATTGTTATGATAATAGGCGTACCGATAGAACCCAGGTAATGTTTGGACCACCAGGATATGCCTATGTATATCTTATATATGGAATGTATAATTGTATGAATGTAGTAACGGAGAAGTCAGGAGAAGGTGCCGCAGTACTTATAAGGGCATT encodes the following:
- a CDS encoding DNA-3-methyladenine glycosylase — protein: MRKLSRRFYQGDTVEVAKNLLGKILFHRVDGVELMGRIVEVEAYVGAVDKACHCYDNRRTDRTQVMFGPPGYAYVYLIYGMYNCMNVVTEKSGEGAAVLIRALEPTDGLKQMAINRYGKGLDELNKRQLKNLTNGPGKVCKALNITKANYGADLTGDRLFIVDDGYDSFEIGVSERINIDYAEEAKEFQWRFFIKDNPNVSK